A single region of the Actinoplanes sp. SE50/110 genome encodes:
- a CDS encoding alpha/beta fold hydrolase has translation MRTVPLRSGTVEYDDSGGAGPVLVFLTGILVGATLWRHVVADLRADHRCVVLEVPLGAHRLPMNPDADLSSRGLAGLVAEFLDALDLRGVTLIGCDWGGAQLVAGYGLSSRLARLVLLPQESFDNFPPGLPGKALHQSSRIPGATFLALQTLRIRGLRRSPMNFGLMSKRPVPADIMDDWLRPSRTSRPIRRDLHRYLRTTRAAEYLDAAALLSTVDHPALVLWAPESRMMRAANGARLAEILPRGRLVEVPDAFTLIPEDQPTRCAAHLREFVATT, from the coding sequence ATGCGTACCGTCCCTCTCCGCTCCGGCACCGTCGAGTACGACGACAGCGGTGGCGCCGGCCCGGTTCTGGTCTTCCTCACCGGCATCCTGGTCGGAGCGACCCTCTGGCGGCATGTCGTCGCCGACCTGCGCGCCGATCACCGCTGTGTCGTCCTGGAGGTGCCGCTGGGCGCCCACCGCCTGCCGATGAACCCGGACGCCGACCTCAGCTCCCGCGGCCTGGCCGGCCTGGTCGCCGAGTTCCTGGACGCCCTCGACCTGCGCGGGGTGACCCTGATCGGCTGCGACTGGGGCGGCGCGCAGCTGGTCGCCGGGTACGGTTTGAGCAGCCGCCTGGCCCGGCTGGTGCTGCTGCCGCAGGAGTCGTTCGACAATTTCCCGCCCGGCCTGCCCGGCAAGGCCCTCCACCAGTCGTCGAGGATCCCCGGCGCGACCTTCCTGGCCCTGCAGACGCTGCGGATCCGCGGCCTGCGCCGCTCCCCGATGAACTTCGGCCTCATGTCGAAACGCCCGGTCCCGGCCGACATCATGGACGATTGGTTGCGGCCGTCCCGCACCTCCCGGCCGATCCGGCGCGATCTTCACAGATACCTGCGTACGACGAGGGCCGCCGAGTATCTCGACGCGGCCGCGCTGCTGTCCACTGTCGACCATCCGGCCCTGGTCCTGTGGGCGCCGGAGTCCCGGATGATGCGCGCGGCCAACGGCGCCCGCCTCGCCGAGATCCTGCCGCGGGGCCGGCTGGTCGAGGTCCCGGACGCGTTCACCCTCATCCCGGAGGACCAGCCCACCCGGTGCGCCGCCCACCTGCGTGAGTTCGTCGCCACCACCTGA
- a CDS encoding helix-turn-helix domain-containing protein, whose product MTTEGAGLGATIRAWRNRLSPAAAGLPARRARRTAGLRREELAELAGLSVDYVVRLEQGRATTPSSQVAAALARALQLSVAERDHLFRLSRLAPPADDRISDHIPPGVQRVATRLGDAATAIFAADWQLIWWNRGWAALLGDPAAVPPALRNFALDTFPTAPGATPRLSRWPVLSRDGDATKAAIVADLRGATGRFPRDRRLAHLIRDLTGGNPEFAELWASGAVGAHREDRKTVHHPTVGPVTVDCDVLSGGGTGLKIVIMTATPGSPDETKLRLAAVAGSQLEDSHR is encoded by the coding sequence ATGACGACGGAGGGGGCAGGGCTCGGCGCGACGATCCGCGCCTGGCGGAACCGGCTGTCGCCGGCCGCGGCGGGGCTGCCGGCCCGGCGGGCGCGCCGGACCGCCGGGTTGCGCCGCGAGGAGCTGGCCGAGCTGGCCGGCCTGTCGGTGGACTATGTCGTCCGGCTGGAGCAGGGTCGGGCGACCACGCCGTCGTCCCAGGTCGCCGCGGCCCTGGCCCGGGCGCTGCAGCTCAGCGTCGCGGAGCGGGACCATCTGTTCCGGCTGTCGCGCCTGGCGCCGCCGGCGGACGACCGGATCAGCGACCACATCCCGCCGGGCGTGCAGCGGGTCGCCACCCGGCTCGGCGATGCCGCCACCGCCATCTTCGCCGCCGACTGGCAGCTGATCTGGTGGAACCGCGGCTGGGCCGCCCTGTTGGGCGATCCGGCGGCGGTGCCGCCGGCCCTGCGCAACTTCGCGCTCGACACGTTCCCCACGGCGCCCGGCGCGACGCCACGGCTGTCCCGATGGCCCGTCCTCTCCCGCGACGGCGACGCCACGAAAGCGGCGATCGTGGCCGACCTGCGCGGAGCCACCGGCCGTTTCCCGCGTGACCGGAGGCTGGCGCATCTGATCCGGGACCTCACCGGCGGCAACCCGGAATTCGCCGAGCTGTGGGCGTCCGGCGCGGTCGGCGCCCATCGGGAGGACCGCAAGACCGTTCACCATCCCACGGTCGGCCCGGTCACGGTCGACTGTGATGTTCTCAGCGGCGGGGGGACCGGCCTGAAGATCGTCATCATGACCGCCACGCCGGGCAGTCCGGACGAGACGAAACTTCGCTTGGCCGCGGTTGCCGGCTCGCAGCTGGAGGACTCGCACCGGTAG
- a CDS encoding SDR family NAD(P)-dependent oxidoreductase, producing the protein MTITFITGANRGLGRETARRLLELGHTVIVGARDPLLGAATAAALGARFVQIDVTDDASVAAAVAAVEQHEGSIDVLINNAGVHGPVGDPGALTAADMLGVFDVNLFGVVRTTTAFLPLLRRSPDPVIVNVSSAMGSLAATHDPARPEAGVVAPAYTSAKAALTMLTTQYAKGLPGIRINAADPGYTATDLNGNSGPQTVTEGTDAIVALATEGPGHGSGRFVDRHGEITWS; encoded by the coding sequence ATGACGATCACCTTCATCACCGGGGCCAACCGGGGCCTCGGCCGCGAGACCGCCCGCCGCCTGCTCGAACTCGGACACACCGTCATCGTCGGCGCCCGTGATCCACTGCTCGGCGCCGCGACCGCCGCGGCACTGGGCGCCCGGTTCGTCCAGATCGACGTCACCGATGACGCGTCGGTGGCCGCCGCGGTGGCGGCCGTCGAACAGCACGAGGGCTCGATCGACGTCCTGATCAACAACGCCGGGGTGCACGGGCCGGTCGGCGATCCCGGCGCCCTGACCGCCGCCGACATGCTGGGCGTCTTCGACGTCAACCTGTTCGGCGTGGTCCGCACCACGACCGCGTTCCTTCCCCTGCTGCGCCGCTCGCCGGACCCGGTGATCGTCAATGTCAGCAGCGCGATGGGCTCGCTGGCCGCCACCCACGACCCGGCACGACCGGAGGCGGGTGTGGTGGCTCCCGCGTACACGTCCGCGAAGGCGGCGCTCACCATGCTGACCACCCAGTACGCCAAGGGCCTGCCCGGCATCCGGATCAACGCCGCCGATCCCGGCTACACGGCCACCGACCTCAACGGCAACAGCGGCCCGCAGACGGTCACCGAGGGCACGGACGCGATCGTCGCGCTGGCCACCGAGGGTCCGGGGCACGGTTCCGGTCGGTTCGTCGACCGGCACGGTGAGATCACCTGGTCCTGA
- a CDS encoding ATP-binding protein yields the protein MPELDVAVLTSPQRLRAVASARRELPVLPVPLDGMARMAARMLRTPMAVVTLVQGGEEEFLGLFGLPEPFAATRRAALQFSLCAFVVCADDVVAVDDTLAEERLREHPVVRQWGVRSFAGIPLHDTDGQPVGAITVIDIAHRSWTAPDLTRLTYIADMLGPIPAGTPSAEAAMDLLCTDHRGTGPQPAAGVAAQAQVQQAFIEALLDSLQVGVVACDRDRRPVVVNRMMRHLFGLHDGISREEALTAGLARVHHLDGTPIAPDELVVTRALNGETVRDAASMLCTPGAPDRYLLVNGQPLHDHDGNRLGAVSTVLDITGRRRNERFRDCQLRVARILNSSDTVEQAAPRLLSAVGEALGWQHVGLWLIDDVADVARPAGHWEAPGVHIEDLIPQRLTRNDPGLVGTAWATGRPIWIADLATTTSTDPRLRDFIAAAVHRDLRTAVAIPICENDTALAVLVCLSALGEHDDAPLIGLLTDIAEQIGRLLARRRAAELDLQLASAKDDFLTLISHELRTPLTTVLACTSMLADDPQVDPDTRQMLATVTRSTTAVQRIIDELIDLAGIESGHHPLHKRATDLVTVVTGALAAAPHPDDIEIHTDLPPSLVVDGDPGRLRQIVDHLLSNAIKYSPRGGDVRISLSADRGDVAELAITDTGIGIPEADRAGLFTRFHRAGNARHTAVTGTGLGLALVRALVEAHGGTVTHDPAHHPGTRITVRLPR from the coding sequence GTGCCGGAACTCGACGTCGCGGTGCTGACTTCGCCGCAACGGCTGCGAGCCGTGGCGAGCGCACGCCGGGAGTTGCCGGTCCTGCCGGTGCCGCTGGACGGCATGGCCCGGATGGCGGCGCGGATGCTGCGGACGCCGATGGCGGTCGTCACCCTGGTGCAGGGCGGCGAGGAGGAGTTCCTCGGCCTGTTCGGACTGCCGGAGCCGTTCGCCGCCACGCGGCGCGCCGCACTGCAGTTCTCCCTCTGCGCGTTCGTGGTCTGCGCCGACGACGTGGTCGCGGTGGACGACACGCTCGCCGAGGAAAGGTTGCGCGAGCATCCGGTGGTCCGGCAGTGGGGGGTCCGGTCCTTCGCCGGGATCCCGCTGCACGACACCGACGGCCAGCCGGTCGGTGCGATCACCGTCATCGACATCGCGCACCGCTCCTGGACCGCGCCGGACCTGACCCGGCTCACGTACATCGCCGACATGCTCGGCCCGATCCCGGCGGGCACCCCGTCCGCCGAGGCGGCCATGGACCTGCTGTGCACCGACCACCGCGGCACCGGCCCGCAGCCGGCCGCCGGCGTCGCGGCCCAGGCCCAGGTGCAGCAGGCGTTCATCGAGGCGCTGCTCGACAGCCTGCAGGTCGGCGTGGTGGCCTGCGACCGCGATCGCCGCCCGGTCGTGGTCAACCGGATGATGCGGCACCTGTTCGGCCTGCACGACGGCATCTCCCGGGAGGAGGCACTGACCGCCGGCCTGGCCCGCGTGCACCACCTCGACGGCACTCCGATCGCCCCCGACGAACTGGTGGTGACCCGGGCGCTCAACGGCGAGACGGTGCGGGACGCCGCATCGATGCTGTGCACCCCCGGCGCACCGGACCGCTACCTGTTGGTCAACGGGCAACCCCTGCACGACCACGACGGCAACCGTCTCGGCGCGGTCTCCACCGTCCTGGACATCACCGGCCGGCGCCGCAACGAACGCTTCCGCGACTGTCAGCTGCGGGTGGCGCGCATCCTCAACAGCAGCGACACGGTGGAGCAGGCGGCACCGCGGCTGCTGTCGGCCGTCGGCGAGGCGCTGGGCTGGCAGCACGTCGGACTCTGGCTCATCGACGACGTCGCCGACGTCGCCCGCCCGGCCGGCCACTGGGAGGCCCCCGGCGTACACATCGAGGATCTGATCCCGCAACGGCTCACCCGCAACGACCCCGGCCTGGTCGGCACCGCCTGGGCCACCGGCCGGCCGATCTGGATCGCCGACCTCGCCACGACCACCTCCACCGACCCGCGGCTGCGTGACTTCATCGCCGCCGCCGTCCACCGCGACCTGCGGACCGCGGTGGCGATCCCGATCTGCGAGAACGACACCGCCCTAGCCGTGCTCGTCTGCCTGAGCGCCCTCGGCGAGCACGACGACGCGCCGCTGATCGGCCTGCTCACCGACATCGCCGAACAGATCGGCCGGCTCCTGGCCCGCCGCCGGGCCGCCGAACTCGACCTGCAGCTGGCCAGCGCCAAGGACGACTTCCTCACCCTGATCAGTCACGAGCTGCGCACCCCGCTGACCACGGTGCTGGCCTGCACCAGCATGCTCGCCGACGACCCGCAGGTCGACCCGGACACCCGGCAGATGCTGGCCACGGTCACCCGCAGCACCACCGCGGTGCAACGCATCATCGACGAACTGATCGACCTGGCCGGCATCGAATCCGGCCACCACCCGCTCCACAAACGCGCCACCGACCTGGTCACCGTCGTCACCGGCGCGCTCGCCGCCGCCCCACACCCCGACGACATCGAGATCCACACCGATCTGCCGCCGTCCCTGGTCGTCGACGGCGACCCCGGCCGGCTGCGCCAGATCGTCGACCATCTGCTGTCCAACGCGATCAAGTACAGCCCCCGCGGCGGCGACGTGCGGATCTCCCTGTCCGCCGACCGCGGCGACGTCGCCGAACTCGCGATCACCGACACCGGCATCGGCATCCCCGAAGCGGACCGCGCCGGCCTGTTCACCCGCTTCCACCGGGCCGGCAACGCCCGGCACACCGCCGTCACCGGGACCGGGCTCGGCCTGGCCCTGGTCCGGGCGCTCGTCGAAGCCCACGGCGGCACCGTCACCCACGACCCGGCGCACCACCCCGGCACCCGGATCACCGTGCGTCTGCCCCGCTGA
- a CDS encoding ATP-binding protein: MSADTEIPDSQAVLAAALDAYLAFDATGRVVAWNPAAETTFGYPRAQAVGRSIEELIVAPGAREAGRAELALLTSGQPGQTRNRRRQWSAWHADGHEIPIEMTLTATDSATGRLFHIFAHDITAEHRAGRFTAVEAAVARGLAEADSSDTAAERVVEALGVKMGWPVTELWVVDDDRQLLNCLARHVEPGRRLHNFAVDTLELGVALPGRVCAEGTPQWIPDLTADTGSLRSRAGARIGLRVAVGVPLCTGQHVFGALCVYGNRVEDPEDTLIALLSGLAAQIGQYVQRRRAEELTIELARTKDEFLAMVTHELRSPLAAITGTASLLDDEIDDLSPDERHHYLRMITRNAERLSVMAEDLLDLARLESGSLGISPVGTDLCEIIRQSLQAVTPADKDLTIVARLPERLDLYADPGRLRQVADNLLSNAVKYTPEGGTVTVTAAMDDSAETVTWTVADTGIGIPSAERPRLFRRFYRASTALDRRIPGTGLGLVIARAIVERHRGTITLADHSGPGTTFAIELPVKPAPG, from the coding sequence ATGTCAGCGGACACGGAAATACCCGACTCCCAGGCCGTGCTGGCCGCCGCCCTGGACGCCTACCTGGCCTTCGACGCCACCGGCCGGGTGGTGGCCTGGAATCCGGCCGCCGAGACGACGTTCGGCTACCCGCGGGCGCAGGCGGTCGGCCGCTCGATCGAGGAGCTGATCGTGGCCCCCGGGGCGCGCGAGGCCGGCCGGGCGGAGCTCGCGTTGCTGACCAGCGGCCAGCCGGGGCAGACCCGTAACCGGCGGCGGCAATGGTCCGCCTGGCACGCCGACGGCCACGAGATTCCGATCGAGATGACGCTGACCGCCACCGACTCGGCCACCGGCCGGTTGTTCCACATCTTCGCCCATGACATCACCGCCGAGCATCGGGCCGGCCGGTTCACCGCGGTGGAGGCCGCCGTCGCCCGCGGGCTCGCCGAGGCGGACTCCAGCGACACGGCCGCCGAGCGGGTGGTCGAGGCCCTCGGCGTGAAGATGGGCTGGCCGGTGACCGAGCTGTGGGTGGTCGACGACGACAGGCAGCTGCTGAACTGTCTGGCCCGGCACGTCGAGCCGGGCCGGCGGCTGCACAACTTCGCCGTCGACACGCTGGAGCTCGGCGTCGCGCTGCCCGGCCGGGTCTGCGCCGAGGGCACTCCGCAGTGGATCCCCGACCTGACCGCCGACACCGGTTCGCTGCGCAGCCGCGCCGGCGCCCGCATCGGGTTGCGGGTGGCCGTCGGCGTCCCGCTCTGCACCGGCCAGCACGTGTTCGGCGCCCTCTGCGTCTACGGCAACCGGGTCGAGGATCCCGAGGACACCCTGATCGCCCTGCTCAGCGGCCTCGCCGCCCAGATCGGGCAGTACGTGCAGCGGCGCCGCGCCGAGGAGCTGACCATCGAGCTGGCCCGTACCAAGGACGAGTTCCTCGCCATGGTCACCCACGAGCTGCGCAGCCCGCTGGCGGCCATCACCGGCACCGCCAGCCTGCTCGACGACGAGATCGACGACCTGAGCCCCGACGAGCGGCACCACTACCTGCGGATGATCACCCGGAACGCCGAGCGCCTGTCGGTGATGGCCGAGGACCTGCTGGATCTGGCCCGGCTGGAGTCCGGGAGCCTGGGCATCAGCCCCGTCGGCACCGACCTGTGCGAGATCATCCGGCAGTCGTTGCAGGCGGTCACCCCCGCGGACAAGGACCTGACGATCGTCGCCCGGCTGCCGGAACGCCTGGACCTGTACGCCGACCCGGGCCGGCTCCGCCAGGTCGCCGACAACCTGCTGTCGAACGCCGTCAAATACACCCCCGAGGGCGGGACGGTCACCGTGACCGCCGCGATGGACGACAGTGCGGAGACGGTCACCTGGACCGTCGCCGACACCGGCATCGGCATCCCGTCGGCCGAGCGGCCCCGGTTGTTCCGCCGCTTCTACCGCGCCTCCACCGCCCTGGACCGCCGCATCCCGGGCACCGGCCTGGGCCTGGTCATCGCCCGGGCGATCGTCGAACGTCACCGCGGCACCATCACCCTCGCGGACCACAGCGGCCCGGGCACCACCTTCGCCATCGAGCTGCCGGTCAAACCGGCCCCCGGCTAG
- a CDS encoding carbohydrate ABC transporter permease produces MSHRGRRIVTTLAAVFCLVWIFPVYWMVNTAFKPRSEVSTTTPHFVPMHPTLANFSRALGQDQFLTNLRNSVIVVAVTVLLSVVLGTFAAAALSRFRFAGRRTVMVVILAVQMLPGTALLIPMFAMFNSVDLLGTYLALILAYVATVLPFSIWVMRGFFVAVPAEVEEAAHLDGASTWRTLVSVLFPLVAPGVIASSIFAFIAAWNDYLFAYTFMQDQSRYTLPVWLASFSNPHTGTDFGGQMAASAVFSVPVVVFFLFIQRNLVAGMSAGAVKG; encoded by the coding sequence GTGAGCCACCGCGGACGCCGGATCGTCACCACCCTCGCGGCGGTCTTCTGCCTGGTCTGGATCTTCCCGGTCTACTGGATGGTCAACACCGCGTTCAAGCCGCGCTCCGAGGTGAGCACGACCACCCCGCACTTCGTGCCGATGCACCCGACCCTGGCCAACTTCAGCCGCGCGCTGGGTCAGGACCAGTTTCTCACCAACCTGCGCAACAGCGTCATCGTGGTCGCGGTGACCGTGCTGCTCTCGGTCGTGCTGGGCACCTTCGCCGCGGCCGCGCTGTCCCGGTTCCGGTTCGCCGGCCGGCGAACCGTCATGGTGGTCATCCTGGCCGTGCAGATGCTGCCCGGCACCGCGCTGCTGATCCCGATGTTCGCCATGTTCAACAGCGTCGACCTGCTCGGCACGTATCTGGCGCTGATCCTCGCCTACGTGGCCACCGTGCTGCCGTTCTCGATCTGGGTGATGCGCGGCTTCTTCGTCGCCGTCCCGGCCGAGGTCGAGGAGGCCGCCCACCTCGACGGCGCGTCCACCTGGCGGACCCTGGTCAGCGTGCTGTTCCCGCTGGTCGCCCCGGGCGTCATCGCGAGCAGCATCTTCGCGTTCATCGCCGCCTGGAACGACTACCTGTTCGCCTACACGTTCATGCAGGACCAGAGCCGGTACACGCTGCCGGTCTGGCTGGCGTCGTTCAGCAATCCGCACACCGGCACCGACTTCGGCGGGCAGATGGCCGCCTCGGCGGTGTTCTCCGTGCCGGTCGTCGTGTTCTTCCTGTTCATCCAGCGCAACCTGGTCGCCGGAATGTCCGCCGGCGCCGTGAAGGGCTAG
- a CDS encoding carbohydrate ABC transporter permease, with the protein MTVVPVTTVLQDAAGATPAAPPPLAARPARRRRTLAPFWLLSPAGLVLAAVTLAPLGFLIFTSFTDYDQRTLFTGTYHFVGADQYAELLADPAFWTSLVRTVLFTVAMVAGSVLIGMGVSHLLTRLDRGWRHTVTVVLIVAWAMPNVASALVWNWLFQPGYGVLNWALGQARVFGDTTDLNWAQDPALAYTAIWLLIVWQAVPFIALTVNAAETQVPQEHLEAARLDGAGELAVYRIVTLNHLRPTLLLVTILSVIWDYNVFNQIWLFSRGGPGDDTATLGVFTYKTAFVGFHIGQGAAISVVTTALLLALTAVYIRGLLRSGEDL; encoded by the coding sequence GTGACCGTCGTGCCCGTCACCACCGTGCTCCAGGACGCGGCCGGCGCCACGCCGGCCGCACCACCCCCGCTCGCCGCGCGCCCGGCCCGACGGCGGCGCACCCTGGCCCCGTTCTGGCTGCTCAGCCCGGCCGGCCTGGTGCTGGCCGCGGTCACCCTCGCGCCGCTCGGCTTCCTGATCTTCACCTCGTTCACCGACTACGACCAGCGCACCCTGTTCACCGGCACCTACCACTTCGTCGGCGCGGACCAGTACGCCGAGCTGCTGGCCGACCCGGCGTTCTGGACCTCGCTGGTGCGCACCGTGCTGTTCACCGTCGCGATGGTGGCCGGCAGCGTGCTGATCGGGATGGGCGTCTCGCACCTGCTGACCCGGCTCGACCGCGGCTGGCGCCACACCGTGACCGTGGTGCTGATCGTCGCCTGGGCGATGCCGAACGTGGCCTCCGCACTGGTCTGGAACTGGCTCTTCCAGCCCGGCTACGGCGTGCTCAACTGGGCGCTCGGCCAGGCGCGGGTCTTCGGCGACACCACCGATCTCAACTGGGCACAGGACCCCGCGTTGGCGTACACCGCGATCTGGCTCTTGATCGTCTGGCAGGCGGTGCCGTTCATCGCGCTCACCGTGAACGCCGCGGAGACCCAGGTGCCCCAGGAGCATCTCGAGGCGGCCCGGCTCGACGGTGCGGGTGAACTCGCGGTGTACCGGATCGTCACCCTCAACCACCTGCGGCCCACCCTGCTGCTGGTCACCATCCTGTCGGTGATCTGGGACTACAACGTGTTCAACCAGATCTGGCTGTTCTCCCGCGGCGGACCCGGCGACGACACCGCCACGCTCGGCGTCTTCACCTACAAGACGGCGTTCGTCGGCTTCCACATCGGTCAGGGCGCGGCCATCTCGGTGGTCACCACGGCGCTGCTGCTCGCGCTGACCGCCGTCTACATCCGTGGCCTGCTCCGCTCGGGGGAGGACCTGTGA
- a CDS encoding extracellular solute-binding protein translates to MDERRYLAAAAVCAATLLAVTACGGGGRSATGDDGKPKTVPTTRGEGATLTVWVMDGDYTDATLKAINNQFTQATGARVDLQIQQWEGVTTKISTALSTTGTPDVLDLGNTQVPGFAANGGLLDLTPYAADLKQGHRWLAGLEEPATVDDHLYAVPGFAGARAVIYNKKTWAAAGVTAAPTTYAELTAALDKLGAANPAADFSPFYLPGQYWYAGMQFIWDAGGDIAGDEGGTWKGGFSSPAGQKGLADFKTFQNTYSSKASQALDTITPDQNQVFADGKTATILSTAGSIGLIQKDNPKIKAEDLGTFPLPGVSGRAQPVMLGGSDWGIATKSDAADLALQWVKIASSPSVQDRYVFGNDGWIPNSTEGIQAAQPGLKEQQKGFFTAALTSKATPAAAQWPTLEGDKSINQVFATVVSGARSPADAGREFDAHLESTLAGGK, encoded by the coding sequence ATGGATGAACGCCGCTATCTCGCCGCCGCCGCCGTGTGCGCCGCGACGCTGCTCGCCGTCACCGCCTGCGGTGGCGGCGGCAGGTCGGCCACCGGCGACGACGGCAAGCCGAAGACCGTGCCGACCACCCGCGGGGAGGGTGCGACCCTCACCGTGTGGGTGATGGACGGCGACTACACCGACGCCACCCTCAAGGCGATCAACAACCAATTCACCCAGGCGACCGGGGCCCGGGTGGACCTCCAGATCCAGCAGTGGGAGGGGGTCACCACCAAGATCAGCACGGCGCTCTCCACCACCGGCACCCCGGACGTGCTCGACCTCGGCAACACCCAGGTGCCCGGGTTCGCGGCCAACGGCGGCCTGCTCGACCTGACCCCGTACGCCGCCGACCTCAAGCAGGGCCACCGGTGGCTGGCCGGGCTGGAGGAGCCGGCCACCGTCGACGATCACCTGTACGCCGTGCCGGGCTTCGCCGGGGCACGCGCGGTGATCTACAACAAGAAGACCTGGGCGGCCGCCGGCGTCACCGCGGCGCCCACCACGTACGCGGAGCTCACCGCTGCGCTCGACAAACTCGGGGCGGCCAACCCGGCGGCCGACTTCTCGCCGTTCTACCTGCCCGGGCAGTACTGGTACGCGGGCATGCAGTTCATCTGGGACGCCGGCGGCGACATCGCCGGCGACGAGGGCGGCACCTGGAAGGGCGGCTTCTCCAGCCCGGCCGGGCAGAAGGGCCTGGCCGACTTCAAGACCTTCCAGAACACCTACTCCAGCAAGGCTTCACAGGCCCTGGACACGATCACCCCGGACCAGAACCAGGTGTTCGCCGACGGCAAGACCGCGACCATCCTCTCCACGGCCGGCTCGATCGGTCTGATCCAGAAGGACAACCCCAAGATCAAAGCCGAGGATCTGGGTACGTTCCCCCTGCCCGGCGTCTCGGGCCGAGCGCAGCCGGTGATGCTGGGCGGCTCCGACTGGGGCATCGCCACCAAGAGCGACGCCGCGGATCTCGCCCTGCAGTGGGTGAAGATCGCGTCCAGCCCGTCGGTGCAGGACAGGTACGTGTTCGGCAACGACGGCTGGATCCCGAACAGCACCGAGGGCATCCAGGCCGCCCAGCCCGGCCTCAAGGAGCAGCAGAAGGGCTTCTTCACCGCGGCGCTGACCTCCAAGGCCACCCCGGCCGCCGCCCAGTGGCCCACCCTGGAGGGCGACAAGAGCATCAACCAGGTGTTCGCCACGGTGGTCTCGGGCGCCAGGTCGCCGGCCGACGCCGGCCGGGAGTTCGACGCCCACCTGGAGTCCACCCTCGCCGGCGGCAAGTGA
- a CDS encoding MerR family transcriptional regulator, whose amino-acid sequence MGTRDAGMLSVGEVARRAGLTTKVLRNYDRLGLFVPRMVSADGYRWYAESQVATAVTIARLRALDVPLQAIRALLTGAGEQEARRLLTRHRAALQARADRIRRSLHSLDHLLDDERGITMAMTAPQPPTVTEERELARTLFNDTWSLIEKESRSPAEDDRMIHMAHASRFHWDNAGDDQNRAIGEWQCSRVYATLGRAEPALYHAQRCLTYADRPGAEMWLQASAHEALARAQAIAGDLPAARDSRARALALVDRISDPEDRKVVMADVDTLPIP is encoded by the coding sequence ATGGGAACGCGGGACGCCGGGATGCTGTCGGTGGGCGAGGTCGCCCGCCGCGCCGGGCTGACCACGAAGGTGCTGCGCAACTACGACCGGCTGGGCCTGTTCGTGCCGCGGATGGTCTCCGCCGACGGCTATCGGTGGTACGCCGAGAGCCAGGTGGCGACCGCCGTCACCATCGCCCGGCTGCGCGCGCTCGACGTCCCGCTGCAGGCGATCCGGGCCCTGCTGACCGGGGCCGGCGAGCAGGAGGCCCGGCGCCTGCTCACCCGGCACCGCGCGGCGCTGCAGGCCCGTGCCGACCGGATCCGCCGATCCCTGCACTCCCTCGACCACCTGCTCGACGACGAACGAGGAATCACCATGGCGATGACCGCACCCCAGCCGCCGACCGTCACCGAGGAGCGGGAGCTGGCGCGCACCCTGTTCAACGACACCTGGTCGTTGATCGAGAAGGAGTCCCGCTCCCCCGCCGAGGACGACCGCATGATCCACATGGCGCACGCCTCCCGCTTCCACTGGGACAACGCCGGCGACGACCAGAACCGGGCGATCGGCGAATGGCAGTGCTCCCGGGTCTACGCGACTCTCGGGCGGGCCGAGCCCGCCCTCTACCACGCCCAGCGGTGCCTGACCTACGCCGACCGCCCGGGCGCCGAGATGTGGCTGCAGGCGAGCGCCCACGAGGCTCTTGCCCGCGCCCAGGCGATCGCCGGGGACCTGCCGGCCGCCCGCGACTCCCGCGCCCGGGCCCTCGCCCTGGTCGACAGGATCAGCGACCCGGAAGATCGCAAGGTCGTCATGGCCGACGTCGACACCCTGCCCATCCCTTGA